In Ruania zhangjianzhongii, the following proteins share a genomic window:
- the dxs gene encoding 1-deoxy-D-xylulose-5-phosphate synthase codes for MSELERLHSPEDLRRLSPRRLEALAEEIRTFLIEAVARTGGHLGPNLGVVELTLAIHRVFRSPRDSIVFDTGHQAYVHKLLTGRQDFATLRRRGGLSGYPSRTESDHDIVENSHASTAVSWADGISRARLLAGDTDRHVVAVIGDGALTGGLAWEALNNLASSPNQRVVIVVNDNGWSYSPTVGGLARYLDAVRTDRNYERMLGWGKRTLHRGGPPGRLAYDALHGMKKGLKDVLTPQRHMFDEIGIKSIGPVDGHDLDAMDAALRAAKRFGGPVIVHAITQKGHGYTPAESDGVDRFHTVKAIHPETGLPVVASRFEWGAVFADEIVKIARARSDVVGITAAMPVPVGLAPMAEQFPDRVVDVGIAEQHALTSAAGMAFAGLHPVVALYATFLNRAFDQLLMDVALHRAGVTLVLDRAGLTGDDGPSHNGMWDLAMLRLVPGLQLAAPRDEATLREALREAIAVDDAPTVLRYPKGALGEPIRAIARTGGVDVLARHTGLGEHRVLIVGIGAFVKAAVETGEALAEQGFSVTVVDPRWPIPMPEAVLDGAARHSLVVTIEDGLVSGGVGAGLREQLAERGVSTPVLTRGVPHRFLAHASRAELIEEFGLRAQDIARDAAAAVMAHTSSRADDRLAPRAPGSAG; via the coding sequence GTGAGCGAGCTGGAACGGCTACACAGCCCTGAGGACCTGCGCAGGTTGTCCCCCCGCCGGCTGGAAGCGCTGGCTGAGGAGATCCGCACCTTCCTGATCGAAGCGGTCGCCCGCACGGGCGGCCACCTCGGCCCGAACCTCGGCGTGGTGGAGCTGACGCTGGCGATCCACCGGGTGTTCCGCTCACCGCGGGACTCGATCGTGTTCGACACCGGCCACCAGGCCTATGTGCACAAGCTGCTCACCGGCAGGCAGGACTTCGCCACGCTGCGCCGCCGCGGCGGGCTCTCCGGCTACCCGAGCCGGACCGAGTCCGACCACGACATCGTGGAGAACTCGCACGCCTCTACCGCCGTCTCCTGGGCGGACGGCATCTCCCGGGCCCGGTTGCTGGCCGGCGACACCGACCGGCACGTGGTGGCGGTGATCGGTGACGGTGCGCTCACCGGGGGACTGGCGTGGGAGGCGTTGAACAACCTCGCCTCCTCTCCGAACCAGCGCGTGGTGATCGTCGTCAACGACAATGGCTGGTCCTACTCACCGACCGTGGGCGGCCTGGCCCGCTACCTGGACGCCGTGCGTACCGACCGCAACTACGAGCGCATGCTCGGCTGGGGCAAGCGCACGCTGCACCGCGGGGGGCCTCCTGGCCGGCTGGCCTATGACGCACTGCACGGGATGAAGAAGGGGCTCAAGGACGTCCTGACTCCCCAGCGCCACATGTTCGACGAGATCGGGATCAAGTCGATCGGCCCGGTGGACGGGCACGATCTGGACGCCATGGACGCCGCGCTGCGGGCCGCGAAACGGTTCGGTGGCCCCGTGATCGTGCACGCCATCACCCAGAAGGGCCACGGGTACACGCCGGCCGAGAGCGACGGCGTGGACCGGTTCCACACGGTCAAGGCGATCCATCCGGAGACGGGGCTACCGGTCGTTGCCTCCCGGTTCGAGTGGGGGGCGGTATTCGCCGACGAGATCGTCAAGATCGCCCGGGCCCGCTCGGACGTGGTCGGGATCACCGCGGCGATGCCGGTCCCGGTGGGCCTGGCGCCGATGGCCGAGCAGTTCCCGGACCGGGTGGTCGACGTGGGGATCGCCGAGCAGCACGCGCTCACCTCCGCCGCCGGGATGGCGTTCGCCGGCCTGCACCCCGTGGTGGCGCTGTACGCCACGTTCCTGAACCGCGCCTTCGACCAGCTGTTGATGGACGTCGCGCTGCACCGGGCCGGCGTGACGCTCGTGCTCGACCGCGCAGGCCTCACCGGTGACGACGGGCCCAGTCACAACGGGATGTGGGACCTGGCGATGCTGCGTCTGGTGCCCGGTCTGCAGTTGGCCGCCCCGCGGGACGAAGCCACGCTCCGCGAGGCACTCCGGGAGGCGATCGCCGTCGACGACGCACCCACGGTGCTCCGCTACCCCAAGGGGGCGCTCGGGGAGCCCATCCGGGCGATCGCTCGCACCGGTGGGGTGGACGTGCTCGCCCGGCACACTGGCCTGGGGGAGCACCGGGTCCTGATCGTGGGCATCGGCGCCTTCGTCAAGGCCGCGGTGGAAACGGGGGAGGCGCTGGCCGAACAGGGATTCTCGGTCACCGTGGTTGACCCCCGTTGGCCGATCCCGATGCCGGAGGCAGTGCTCGACGGCGCTGCTCGCCACTCTCTGGTGGTCACCATCGAGGACGGTCTGGTCTCCGGTGGGGTCGGTGCCGGGTTGCGGGAGCAGCTCGCCGAGCGGGGGGTCAGCACGCCGGTGCTCACCCGCGGTGTGCCGCACCGGTTCCTGGCCCACGCATCCCGGGCGGAGCTGATCGAAGAGTTCGGTCTGCGCGCCCAGGACATCGCCCGTGACGCTGCGGCCGCGGTGATGGCACACACGAGTAGTA